AATACTGGGTCAGGAGGTCGCAAACCCATAATTGGATCGTCGCCGGCGCTGACGAACCCCAGgaggatgaatccaaatggtCATGCACCTTGTTCGAGCCAGTCTACGTGGACGAACACAATTCTGCTCAAGACGTCCGTTTTGGTCATGTCCAGCTTCAGAACTATGCGTGCTTATGGTGCAATGGCCCACCCTACAAGTCCTGCTTAATTGCAGCAAGTGGGGCCAGCAGCGAGTTGTGCGATGCATGTTTGATCGTTGATTGGGAGTCGTTGTTGGTATTGCCCAAACATATAGTTCTCAAGGGAAACAACAGGAAGTACCTCAACACAGGTGGATCTGGCAACACCCTTACTTGCAGTTCTCGTCTGATGACATTGGAGATCCCACAGTGGTGAATGAGGTTTCCACATTGGGGATGGAAGCGTTTGCATAAAATCCGATCGCTATGGAAAATTCTGGAGGCGAAGCCCTAACTGGATATGGCCAGACTCAGAGCTTCATGACAATGAGAACAACAAGGACATGTTTTGGCCTGTCAAGCTTGACGGTAAATTTTTGGCTCTCCGCAACTTAGGTAACAACTTTTTTCTGCAAGAGTCTTACCACGGAGGGGAAAGATAACTGTCTCAACGCTGCCGTCCCCACCATTACCCAAGAGACACGCTTGGAACTGGAAGAAGTGGTTGTGTCGAGAAGCATCTACAATGTCAACTTTCGCGTCTTGGATGCGAGGGTCTATAACCAAAGAGTTGTCACCATGGCCACGGGAGCCGCCATTAACCTAACAAATGAACAAAACACAGTAGACATGAAGCTCTCGTACTAGGATATTAGGAGCAGTACTTGGAACACAAGCCTGTCATTCAAGTCAGGCATCAGGACCACCTTGGAAGCCAGAATTCCTTTAATTGCTGTTTGGGCCTGCCGAGCTTAAAGTCGTTCTTGGTCCTGTAACATTCATCTAGAATCTTATCATGGGCTGCTCAGTCAAGGTCGGTCGAATCCTATTACGAAGAGGATTGATTTAGATAAGGGTGAGGTAGTCAAACCCTAGTGCAAATAATGAGTCTTAAGGGCTTAAAGCTGATGATGCTTAGAATTAGGGGATGAATCTGGTTCGTTAAGGAGCTTGGTTCAAAGTCCTATAAGGGTTAGGATTGGCCGAAACTTGATCAGATTGGCATGAGGAGTTCTAATCCAAGTGAACCTCTAGTTCGGCCATAAGGGGGTTCACTGCTATAAATAAAGAagggagtgcatcattcaaagccccttcaaatcaacacacaaattgacATGCCCCAATCCCAATATTCCACGAACATCAGGATAGGCACGTGTTAGCCAACTTATCTTGCTACAATTCATCACCATCATATCGTACTCTAGTAGACCTTTTTGATGATGTGTTGTGTTTGCCTCAACGCAGCTTTCCACTATCTCGCACCAGGATCATTCGATTCGCGAGCACATGGGCGTGAGGTTTGAGCAGTCTTTTAGTAAGAGTTAGATGAATGTTTTAGTACAGAAGGTCAGCGGATTATATCACTATCTTACTATAATTCATAGGCATCACATCGGTTCTTTTCCAACGATATGTGTTCGTCTCAACGTATCTTTCCACTGTTTCACTACCGAACCTTATTGTTGTGAGTATGTGGATGTCGAAACACTTCTAGCAGATCTATTTGGTGCACTCTAGAATGGCACCACAGTGCGGTCAAGGCGAGAATAGGAAGATCTTTACACTTTTCTCGAATGGTGTGTGCTCTTTCGAGGTTTTTAGATTGATCATTTGTGAGTTCTTCTTTCCACCAACATTGACCTTATTTGACTAGAATTCTGCAACTAAGCAAAAATGGAGAGGTGGTTTGAGCACTGCAACAACTCCCTAGAGATACTGCTTATTTAGGAAGACAACTTCTCGTTTTCTGCTTGCTTGGCTTGAGCTTTTAGGTATGCTACTAACATGGTAGCCACTTCTCTTGAATCGCAAGGTACAGTTTTAAATATGTTATTCGTTGGCAAAACACTGGAGTAGTTGGTCACATTTGGAAGAACTGAGGAGGATAGGATGCTTAGTGCTGGATAAAGTTTTACAACGACAATTTCTGTTTTGTTCGGTTTGAGTATGACGATTTTTACGACGTGATACGAGAGTTTTCTACATGCAACATTGGTTGGCAGAGGTGTATTGTGAATTGGTATTCAGAGGATCGAATTTACAACTTGTGAAATTGTGCACCCTTAGGAAATTACTGCTTACTTATCGAGACGACAAATGTGTGATCGATAATTCGGGTGGCCAACTGTGATATCAATAACTTATTCATTGGGTTCGACAAGCGAGTGGGCAGGAAGACTCGTTTACGGCAGCTGTCACGGAATTGTTATTCTTGGGACTCAAACCAAAGACACATCTATTCTAGGAGTATGTGAAGTACGAATGCTTGGGCAAGACCCAATCTcattttttcagttttggttttcaatataagtattttaacttcctttactttagttttttgttttagaTGTTGTTTTGGGAGAAATATTTCCGTTTTCAATTTTAAGTTCAGCACGAATTTTCGACCTATATGTTAGTACATATCTATTTTGACGTTATCGTATTTTATGTACTTACTTTTGACCTTAAGCTATTTTGTGTTTTCGACCTTATATCTTATTAACGTATGTTTCTACTTTTACATTGATGGGGAAGAAAGTAAGAGCTTGGAGGCATGATAGAGGATTTTGCAACCCGCTCGCGACGGCGTGGCATATTCTCTTTGAAGCACCCACTTTGACTTGATttctctttatacatatattcttcttcctattttcgAGTAGTTCAGCTTAGtaagtgattttaaatttcgggatgaaattcttttaaggggggtagattgtaacaaaCCGTCCTGGGATTTTcttcgttttgctcgaggactagcaaaagctaagtgtgggggtatttgatcagctcatatttatatatattttacatcaaattcacttgtcttttcttagttagttccttatatttttgagctatttactttgtttttgtgttttctaggatttgtcaagcaaagaaaagaaaaatagcacaagtgggattttaagtaacaaattcgtcaaaactgcttatgcaggtcagctgactttggaagcaagttgtgaACAGAtcaaaatgaattagagaatgaaccttatattcttggaaagctacggatgtatattttctggagcatttcacatattgttaatatcatttttctagaagaggttatggccgttttaacactgaaaggttcacaaGAGACTAAGCAAtttgtaactgcaatgaaagcaataaacccaataaatctagcagccaaaactgatgcagccaagaacaagccagctgacacctattcaaatatcagaggaaatgaaaataaagatgaggattaagtgggagtaattggcataaaggctacccaaagaattacaattgttttaccatttcctctcacttattgccatcactaaatggctgttagtgggtgagttaaggagaagaaaatggggcAGCAAGTTAAAAAGGGAAAAGGCTGCAAGGTTGAAAACAGaagagaagggaaaaaaaatagaaaagaaataggacaaggcagctttgcggaaaggaaggaaaggaaggaggaaatcttggtATTCTCTTCcctcggttttatcttctcaaactcatgtctttcttttggttttatttgataataatgtgtaactaaatttttagtagttaggggttgttttgaagccccgaatatgattgcaagtttgttatgacattttgtttgaattacttttatgaatggatgaaaattgattcactacttgtctcattgatgaattctttatgtgttttctacggatgcatacttagtaagcatatctaggattctaacgctatgaatatgtgtgtgcctacCCTTGTCGAAtaaggacctacatatgttctagagtagtacttgttaattgcgattaacatgtgaaccaatttctaggataagtaagacaacgccagtacttacgatgccttgtgatgactcaaactcttttgttcttaatgatttctacttgttaaatctatgaacacgccattctagattgcatgctagggactaagttaagttgaaaatgtCATTCTTTTAACATACTaaataagaaagagtaataggttgagttctaacattaaGCCAACTTGAGTATCTTCATcttgaaataaaaggaatttgaatgaaacataacatgtttgcatgattatttggtggtggatagcaattcccctaactcgtttttcttaatttgtgaactactaaaaatttgtttctgtcctgtttttgttcaatttaatttaaatagcaaatcaactccaaaaatcctaaacatttgtgtgagtgtagctttgtgtgtctagtgtgttcatataaaatttcgtagactttagataagtgtaagttggtctaataattatgttttgaaggctggtcagtagggacaacaaacaatttttgtgacattttaagtagttagacaAAACAATCTTCTACGGGAAAGACCCTtgttttcatatgctacaattgacaaatcttagtgttaataaagaaaatcaataggacatttgtgtgctactttgtggtgtgcttttaatcttaTCACCCATTCCCTTAAAACCCCTAAGCCCAAATCCTAAACCCAATTCCCTAAAGCCCTAAACCCAACCCACCTAAAAGTCTAAGTCTAAACCCTTTAACctttcaaaaccctaaaccatTAATCCGGAACCCCtcataggctaatttcgacgtcctaGACCCGTTTTTgaagtccgttttcccaaattcaatcgtttgagtaCAGTTGGATTAATTGGACCCCTTATGTGCTTATGGGCAATTATTGTGGCGTTTCCGTGTTTGCTAGTGGCTCTTCAGCGgctaagtatctgtgagtggaccccttctaaaatgcatgttttaatagtagaaatgtatacatgaaaagcatgatttaattattacgttttatgaaacgttttatgagataatttgcttactgaggctagattgaattactactatttttcctataacccgtgttcttatagaatatctgatggatgacgatatgatatttagaacatgtttagaacacctctttatagtatagatgatggatgactatatactatgaaattgtttttcaatatatgtatgttcaatggttttgtacttacctagtggtccttatTTCGTTGCGGGATGTAAGGATAGATTTTGGTCCTTCCCGGGcaacggtttggtgttggcatatggcctggagtgtgtttcctctgacTATTTAGCATAGGGACAAAGAGCCGACATGGGGCCTggagtgtattttcctctgactgtctacTCAGAAATGGGGAGCCGACATGGGGCCTGGGGTTATCGaacattcactagtgattattatatatacaatatatgttttgagacattgcacggcgtgctaggtttcggaaaacctatgtttatcattatatatgtgttttcataaaacctgggggttagtacgttgataattgttttagtgtgtgtgtatatatatatatatatatatatatatatcaacttggtcaactcatgtttgttttgtgcccccttcatgacttagaatcaaggcatacaatcccagcgtccaggcacttccgcatcgTCATCTTCGAGTCTtcttgataagctcatatttatatattttttacatcaaattcacttgtcttttcttagttagtcccttatatttttgagctatttactttgttgtgttttctaggatttttcaagcaaagaaaagaaaaatagcacaagtgggattttaagtaacaaattcgtcaaaactgcctgtgcagatcaaCTGAATTTGGAAGCAAGTTTCAAACAGAtcaaaatgaattagagaataagccttatattcttggaaagctacggatatCTATTTTCTGAagcatttcgcggattgttaatatcatttttttagaagaagttatggctgttttaacactgaaaggttgaCCAAGAGGTTGAGCAGCttgtaactgcaatgaaagcaataaacctaataaatctagcaaccaaaactgatgcagccaagaacaagtcagctgacACTTATTCAAATATAGAAGGGAATGGaactaaagatgaggattaagagggagtaattggcataaaggctacccaaagagttacaattgttttaccatttcctcccacttattgtcatcactaaatgactattagtgggtgagttaaggagaaaaaaatgatgcaacaagaattggtttaaaagtagtgttggggaaggaaggaaagaagatgaggcctcaattgatttcttttctcaaactcatgtctatcttttgtttttatttaaggattgtgtgtaactaaatttttagtagttaggggctgttttgaagccccaaaTATGATTCCAAGTTTGTTATCACAAttcgtttgaattacttttatgaatggatgaaaattggttcactatttgtctcattgatgaattctttatgtgttttctatggatgcatactaagtaagcatatctaggatactaatgctatgaatatgtgtgtgcctgcccttgtcgaatgaggacctacatatgttctagagtagtacttgttaattgagattaacatgtgaactaaTTTTTAGGATAAGTAACACAACGCTAGTAcatacgatgccttgtgatgactcaaactcttttcattattaatgatttctacttgttaaatctatgaacatgcCATTCTAGATttcatgctagggactaagttaagttgaaaatgccattctcttaacatactacataagaaagagtaataggttgagttctaacattgagccaacttgagcatcttcatccggaaataaaatgaatttgaatgaaacataacatgtttgcatgattatttggtggtggatagcaattcccctaactcgtttttcttaatttgtgaactacttcaAATCTGTTTCTGtcattttttgtttgatttaatttaaatagaaaatcacctccaaaaatcccaaaaatttgtacGAGTGTATCTCTGTGTGTCTAGTATGTTCATATACAATTTCGCagactttagataagtgtaagttggtctaataattatttttcagtGGCTGGTCAGTAGTGACAACAACctagtttttgtgacattttaagtagttagattaAACAATCTTCtacgggaaagacccttattttcatatgctacaattaataaattttagtgttaataaggaaaatcaataggacatttgtgtgctgatgtgaaaattaacttaacacacaagtTAAACcttcttgttgacaattgtagtatggataagtagagATCGTTCTTAAACTGGGGATtaagagggattgctaaaacactttaaactgactcaaatatgtaaaaaaggctaaaaacacttaactagactcaaagaactcaaaacaaactcaaaagactcaaaacaatctAAAAATgctcaaaattgcctaaaaacaacaattaggcagtttctgactctaacaaacttttggacgaattttggttttaaattgattcaaaacacttaaaaacacaaactaaacagattctaactaattagacactctaaagtaaagggggttttggttttagtgactttgaaaacaaaacaaacagattatAAACTAAGcaaaatttggacgaatttggggtAAAACTATGAATGataggctagttaggaggttcttctccacctttgacacacttgcaaacaaattgatttccagttgctCCTTCAATACTCATGAATTCCCAATGCCCCAGATTAAATGTGAATTGCACTACTTAACCCTCAGATTtactaatttcattgaattggatgattgcatacaacaacctaAAGCATTGTTCACAAGTtctctacatgaattgcataataaagatacgagcaaagatcattaagttctatgaaaatcataagcattgatgagGCACTTGTAAcaatgaattgcatgaaacttatgccaagaatttacttaacgcgattgtgacaaacAACactcactacttgtgaatataagttcataacgattaggtgaaactcccttatatcctagcatcagatttatgcatgaaaattaagcgtgcactctcaaccaacacacacaaatcagttttaattcaaacggataagtaaatagaattcacaacttatgaatcacaactggatgtaatcaaatcatatagcaagtatgaacatggttttgaattccccctagctaagaggggtttagttcctcatactcacaaaacaagaattattgaattgaaacattggaaacaaaagaaagattacacctaaaacgttctAGCAATCCTATCTCGAATGGCAAACACGTCCAAAGGCTGTCTTCCTTTtttcttgctgcggcacaaggtttgttggtgagttttgggggttatggatggtgtagaaggATGGGTTTATGGCTAGGATAGATgtatggtgcggcaagggttgatTTTGGTAAAAAACAATGGagaatggtgaaggatggaTGCGGCAGAGTGTATGGAATGATTTCTGGTGTGAATAGGTGAATGACTGGATCCTTTTGGCTGCAAAAAGGAAGTCTATTTAAGGTTTTCAAGAATTAAAACCCTAACTTATTTTGGGtaacagaaattaagtcaaaagcttctagaaaaaggaaataaaatcagaaaactaAGGGAAATAGGCTAAGATATGCGGCAAGGAAATAAAACAcaataggaatgtgttttaatgcaagGAAATAGGAAAGAGAGGGTCAAGAGGGTGCGACATGGCCTTTGATTGTGCAAGGAAGGTAtattttgtgtcctagaatgcttaggaggccttcaatgttgctggaatttagagacatttaggattaggaaatgtcaaaccaaaataggaaacattggcttaactttcctacttcaattaggaatcctcatgtgagtaggagtcctcattcttctaggaatccatcttcaattaggaatcctagcatctgtaggtcttcaatttcgtccatctcccTTGCTCTAAGAATGTGATAACCATTcccagcccaattttgctccaaaaggctccaaaatgcaccttcttgcatactttgtccttagaacctgaaaacacatgaaaatggcttaaaagactaaaataactaagaaataacaacgtaaatgcacaagaacaagccaactaagttgcctaaatatgctcctatcaaattcccccacacttagcttttgctagtcctcgagcaaaacaaaagaaacaaaatgaaacaaaacaaacaaaacacaacctaaccttccaacatttgcctcagggatttccaatgcacatgacatgttaaaaatcatcattcccacatatTTTGGTTATCTTTAcgcttgagcacatacttaattacagtcaccacttactagttcacaattaaccaattaaaacaatgtttgaatgtagtaacatgccttagagaatttactcaattccttacaagatactctctattttcacacacattttctgactacacaccttacactagttttatgtgagaagattgatgtaaacatgaaagactagtactcacatatgttataacaaagaaagcaatttctggagttaataagcatgtttagatatgatctcatgaatgggatgctactacttagatgcgagaaccagtgacaccatatgctcataccaatttcaaactccacaaattgaaacacacaacactcaagattgaagtcgaGGGTTGTAACGAGGCGTGggagtaatggctaacaaagaaaggatagggataacaaacgttcttaaagcgatagcaagcaaagcaatgaaatcgacacttagaattcactttagaatgcagagtcaatttttaaatacaaagggaaaattcatgcaacacttagggccgaattcaatgttttggaccctttctttaacaaacaacactttagagctctttttcatatatttttcaattctttttcactcttttcacaactctttttttttctttcttttttttttctttacccGTGCCTCAttaaagactttggcacacacgcacacacaagaatcacttcccccacacttgctttctgcaatacattgataaaaaaaggaattcattttaagtcatgctttactatgcttcaagaacaaggatatggatggtcctaaactaggctaggtaaggatagtgtgggttaacaaagaacataggcttaacaaggctcaacggggttaaacttaaacacaaaatgaaataggggcacggcaatttggctttggtggtcactacacaacttcatcttgaatatgtgttatgcaactcaatagcatgctttgaatgaaacgggcatgagttctagcatttggaactaaatgatgaaacgccttctaagtagcaaccaagcaaagaataacgagatcatgcaacgacttagaaaacaagaatgcacagattattaactctccaaataaacgtttaggctcaagtctcacaaggtcgTAGCGTTTGTttaagttccttccttcaagcatgttacaaaaactgatttttcatttatgattgcatgtgaattcataaattataaccacaaccaagcatacaccaaagagtaaatcaaattttcatccatgtttataactctctttaacagtcatgcaattaaaaaccaaatcctcatcattttgttggaaggtaccctaagacacaaacaaacacacaaaaacaactctttttggggttttcaaaacaatttttcaaaattttaagagattttcggatttttaagtcaaaacacactaaaacactccaaaacagcttaaaaacacttaaaagcaacaaggaacaacactagaagtaatgggtgataaactcccacgaatttcattcaaaacaacttgtttaccccccccacacttaaatccaacattgtcctcaatgtttcaagcataaactcacagaaaaacaagcaaacaaaaaaacaacgaataaacacaCTTAATAACTAGAATAGAAACAATCAGCAAAGAGGAAGGTGTAGGAACGTAAATCTGGAAGTGGAGTGATTCCTAgatcttcctttgttgaatgcatgggttgcctcccacgtagcgcttgctttaacgttgTGCAGCTGGATGAGGAGCTCATTCACTtcccattggagcccacggcatgcagggAGATGTCATCCACCGCATGCTCCTCAAAGTGCTCGTATTaaggcttcaaacggtgtccgttcacttaGAATTCATGACCTGgtttgagactttgaatctggattGCACCATAAAGAGAGACgttagtaacaacaaacggtccaatccattttgaacgtaacttaccgggaaacaaacataGACGGGAATtaaacaatagcactttctgccctatgGAGAAAGTTTTGCCACGAAGCATGTTGTTATGGAAAGCCttggttttctccttgtaaatgcgAGCACTCTCGTATGCCTCGTtccttatctcatcaagttcatgtAATTGGAGTTTCCTATGACTTCCCGCTGCACCTAGGTCCATGTTGAACTTCTTGACTGCCCAGtgagctttgtgctccaattcgaCAGGTAGATGTCATGGcttgccatagatgagccgaaatggagacatcccaatgggtgttttgtacgccgtacgatatgcccacagtgcatcatctaagcgtaagctccaatccttccttgttagCCCAACTGTCTTCTCTAGAATCTGTTTGATCTCTCGATTTGAAACCCCGGCTTGGCCAtttgtttgaggatggtaaggtgtaaaaaccttatggttgacattgtacttcctcaataacgcctcaATGGTCTGATTGCAAAGACGAGACCCTTCATCACTTATGATTActcgtggcatgccaaaccttgcaaatatgttaattctaatgaaatctgcaaccattttagaatcattagtccgagtgacttttgcttccacccactttgacacataatcaaccgcaagtaaaatatacatgaaaccatacgaggaaggaaagggacccataaaatcaataccccaaacgttaaaaatttcaacattgaggatggaaacctgcggcatttgatcccttgcacttatatttcctgttttttggcatttatcacatgttaagcaaaaagttctagcatccttaaagatactaggtcaatagaacccacattgtaacaccttaagtgctattctttgtgtgccaaagtgaccaccacatgcatatgtatgacaaaagcttaaaatggaatgaaactcagaatcatgcacacatcgacgAATAATTTGATccgggcaatatttccacaaatatggatcatcccacac
This window of the Malus domestica chromosome 03, GDT2T_hap1 genome carries:
- the LOC103419001 gene encoding uncharacterized protein → MVPELPRYVVLQSRYNAKYLSYVKEDDKIHDFLKFSEEEVVSLYAKFHVEMAKSSGATKGLEHIRCCYNNKYWVRRSQTHNWIVAGADEPQEDESKWSCTLFEPVYVDEHNSAQDVRFGHVQLQNYACLWCNGPPYKSCLIAASGASSELCDACLIVDWESLLVLPKHIVLKGNNRKYLNTGGSGNTLTCSSRLMTLEIPQW